The nucleotide sequence CAAGCACTTGGGCGCAAACACAGAAGGTTTTGGGTCCAGGGCAATAAAAGCTGGAGAATTTTTAGCGTGGATGATCAACAAGCGCAGGCGGTGATGCGGGACCTGGTGGCCAGTGGGCAAGTCACCGACCCGGACAGCGCACGTGGCAAACTGCTGCAAACCGCAGCACATTTATTCCGCAGTAAGGGCTATGAGCGCACCACGGTGCGTGATTTGGCCAGTGCTGTAGGTATTCAATCCGGCAGTATTTTTCATCACTTTAAGAGCAAGGATGAAATTCTGCGCTCAGTGATGGAGGAAACCATTCGCTACAACACGGCCCTGATGCAGGCGTCTTTGTCCGAGGCCAGCGATTTACGTGGGCGCGTGTTGGCGCTGATTCGCTGCGAGCTGCAATCTATTATGGGCGGCACCGGTGAGGCGATGGCGGTGCTGGTGTATGAATGGCGCTCGCTGTCAGAACAGGGCCGGGCGGTTGTCCTCGAGCTGCGCGACACCTATGAGCAGCTTTG is from Pseudomonas sp. TMP9 and encodes:
- a CDS encoding TetR/AcrR family transcriptional regulator, which produces MDDQQAQAVMRDLVASGQVTDPDSARGKLLQTAAHLFRSKGYERTTVRDLASAVGIQSGSIFHHFKSKDEILRSVMEETIRYNTALMQASLSEASDLRGRVLALIRCELQSIMGGTGEAMAVLVYEWRSLSEQGRAVVLELRDTYEQLWLTVLSEARAAGYFKADPFIMRRLLTGALSWTNTWFRPEGAMSLDQLAEEALSLVIKEI